A genomic segment from Motilibacter aurantiacus encodes:
- a CDS encoding ATP-binding protein, with protein MLASPEVVASAMTLVPHATTSVAAARERAHSELLAQGLPPTVVEDSVLVLSELLSNALKHARPLADGRIRVTWALAEHGIELQVTDGGASTRPRVLPLSASANGGRGLGIVRDLSTDWGVVEEGAETTVWARIDLDDRALRLRPLRHLRS; from the coding sequence GTGCTCGCGTCACCTGAGGTGGTCGCCAGTGCGATGACCCTGGTCCCGCACGCCACGACGAGTGTCGCCGCGGCGCGCGAGCGGGCCCACTCCGAGCTGCTCGCCCAGGGGCTGCCGCCCACGGTGGTCGAGGACTCCGTGCTCGTGCTCTCCGAGCTGCTCAGCAACGCCCTCAAGCACGCCCGCCCGCTGGCCGACGGCCGGATCCGCGTGACCTGGGCCCTCGCTGAGCACGGCATCGAGCTGCAGGTGACCGACGGCGGGGCGTCGACCCGCCCCCGCGTGCTCCCGCTGTCCGCGTCGGCCAACGGCGGCCGCGGGCTCGGGATCGTGCGCGATCTCTCCACCGACTGGGGCGTCGTCGAGGAAGGCGCGGAGACGACGGTCTGGGCGCGCATCGACCTCGACGACCGCGCCCTGCGGTTGCGCCCCCTGCGGCACCTGCGCAGCTGA
- a CDS encoding SDR family NAD(P)-dependent oxidoreductase — MDISLSGKTAFVSGSTQGIGKAIASGLAAAGAQVVVNGRDRGRVDAVVAELRDRVPGAGVRGVAADVATADGVERLVQELPAVDILVNNLGIFGPRPVLEVSDEEWLRYFEVNVLSGIRLARAYLPGMTERGWGRVQFLASDSAVVIPAEMVHYGVTKTALLGVSRGLAKAVAGTGVTVNTVVAGPTRTEGVETFVGELVGTGLEWEEAEARFMREHRPNSLLRRLIRPEEIASMVVYLSSEQASATTGGALRVDGGYVDAILP; from the coding sequence ATGGACATCTCGCTCTCCGGTAAGACGGCATTCGTCAGCGGCTCGACACAGGGCATCGGCAAGGCCATCGCCTCCGGCCTGGCGGCCGCCGGTGCGCAGGTCGTCGTCAACGGCCGCGACCGCGGCCGGGTCGACGCGGTCGTGGCCGAGCTCCGCGACCGGGTGCCCGGCGCCGGGGTGCGCGGGGTCGCCGCCGACGTGGCCACCGCGGACGGCGTCGAGCGCCTCGTGCAGGAGCTGCCGGCCGTCGACATCCTGGTCAACAACCTCGGCATCTTCGGCCCGAGGCCGGTGCTGGAGGTGAGCGACGAGGAGTGGCTGCGCTACTTCGAGGTCAACGTGCTGTCGGGCATCCGGCTCGCCCGGGCGTACCTGCCGGGCATGACCGAGCGCGGCTGGGGGCGGGTGCAGTTCCTCGCCAGCGACTCGGCCGTCGTCATCCCGGCCGAGATGGTGCACTACGGCGTCACCAAGACCGCGCTGCTCGGGGTGTCGCGCGGACTGGCGAAGGCCGTTGCAGGAACCGGGGTGACGGTGAACACGGTGGTCGCGGGCCCGACGAGGACCGAGGGCGTCGAGACGTTCGTCGGCGAGCTCGTCGGCACCGGCCTCGAGTGGGAGGAGGCCGAAGCCCGCTTCATGCGTGAGCACCGGCCGAACTCCCTGCTGCGGCGCCTCATCCGCCCGGAGGAGATCGCCAGCATGGTGGTCTACCTGAGCTCCGAGCAGGCGTCGGCGACGACCGGAGGGGCGCTGCGGGTGGACGGCGGCTACGTCGACGCGATCCTGCCCTGA
- the mptB gene encoding polyprenol phosphomannose-dependent alpha 1,6 mannosyltransferase MptB → MTSPARLGGAGVAGALVSVALVLLTGVLGTSATQPPLGELGPLPPYALDAGASSGLVTVLLVCALAAGAAGLGCAAAAVVRGWRPSPRRLLVASAICTAALVCVPPMGSADHLSYASYGRIAALGGDPYLTPPDQFAGDADPVASAVRDPWRSTPSVYGPVATGVQMIASRVAGDDLALTVWLLSLTSGIGFWGTGLLLSRLRPGDPMPLLLWALNPLLLWTLVAGAHVDALAVLPAVGALAALARRRHVAAGVLLALAVAIKLPFALAALGVAWALRRDARALLSAAAGGVATLAVAYALAGPNALDRLGPASQLVSLASPWGPVAHALDGPLGFGTSRWLTRCAAAALALLLALALHRLLPPAGERREQQAARVWLLLALAYVLAAPYVLPWYDALAWAPLAALGGPVLVTAVLAARSTVLAAAYVPGRVEGMSARVEDWTLTGRRDVAPWLGWLAVAALLGWAAQRLRRAPGRGRSPRAGTG, encoded by the coding sequence GTGACCTCCCCGGCACGGCTCGGCGGCGCGGGGGTCGCCGGGGCCCTGGTGAGCGTCGCCCTGGTGCTGCTCACCGGGGTGCTCGGCACGTCGGCCACCCAGCCGCCCCTCGGCGAGCTCGGGCCGCTGCCGCCCTACGCGCTCGACGCCGGCGCGAGCTCCGGGCTCGTGACCGTGCTGCTGGTGTGCGCCCTCGCGGCCGGCGCCGCGGGCCTCGGCTGCGCGGCCGCGGCCGTCGTCCGGGGCTGGCGCCCGTCGCCCCGACGCCTGCTCGTGGCTTCGGCGATCTGCACTGCGGCGCTCGTGTGCGTGCCGCCCATGGGCTCCGCCGACCACCTCAGCTACGCCTCCTACGGCCGGATCGCGGCCCTCGGCGGCGACCCGTACCTCACCCCGCCGGACCAGTTCGCCGGGGACGCGGACCCGGTGGCCAGCGCCGTCCGGGACCCCTGGCGGTCGACGCCGTCGGTGTACGGGCCGGTGGCCACCGGCGTGCAGATGATCGCCTCCCGCGTGGCCGGCGACGACCTCGCGCTCACCGTGTGGTTGCTGTCGCTGACTTCAGGAATCGGGTTTTGGGGAACCGGACTGCTGCTGTCGCGGCTCCGGCCGGGTGACCCGATGCCGCTGCTGCTGTGGGCGCTGAACCCGCTGCTGCTCTGGACCCTGGTCGCCGGCGCGCACGTCGACGCCCTCGCCGTGCTGCCGGCGGTCGGCGCGCTGGCCGCGCTCGCCCGGCGAAGGCACGTCGCTGCGGGCGTGCTGCTGGCCCTCGCCGTCGCGATCAAGCTTCCCTTCGCCCTGGCCGCGCTCGGGGTGGCGTGGGCGCTGCGCCGCGACGCCCGCGCGCTGCTGAGCGCGGCGGCCGGCGGCGTGGCCACCCTCGCCGTCGCGTACGCCCTGGCGGGCCCGAACGCGCTGGACCGGCTCGGCCCGGCCTCCCAGCTGGTGTCGCTCGCGTCGCCCTGGGGGCCGGTCGCCCACGCGCTGGACGGGCCGCTCGGCTTCGGCACGTCGCGCTGGCTCACCCGCTGCGCTGCGGCGGCGCTCGCCCTCCTGCTGGCCCTCGCGCTGCACCGGCTGCTGCCGCCGGCCGGGGAGCGCCGCGAGCAGCAGGCGGCCCGGGTCTGGCTGCTGCTCGCGCTCGCGTACGTGCTGGCCGCGCCCTACGTGCTGCCGTGGTACGACGCGCTGGCGTGGGCACCGCTCGCCGCCCTCGGGGGGCCGGTGCTGGTGACCGCGGTGCTCGCGGCCCGCAGCACGGTGCTCGCCGCGGCGTACGTCCCCGGCCGCGTCGAGGGGATGTCGGCGCGGGTGGAGGACTGGACGCTCACGGGGCGGCGGGACGTGGCGCCCTGGCTGGGGTGGCTGGCCGTGGCGGCGTTGCTGGGCTGGGCGGCGCAGCGGCTTCGTCGAGCTCCAGGGCGTGGACGGTCGCCGCGAGCAGGAACGGGATGA
- a CDS encoding S8 family peptidase produces MTAGAVLTGSATALAASPAPPEGTVRVPAGAEPVAGSYIVVLKDGTSVPPSASLKTAAAVADKHDAARALTFTSALRGFSTHVSAKAARRLAADPRVAYVEQDTVVSVADTQTPAVWGLDRIDQRNRPLSNSYTYGTGASNVTAYVIDTGIRTTHAQFGGRATVGYDAVRDGRNGQDCNGHGTHVAGTVGGSTYGVAKAVSLVAIRVLGCDGNGTNSGVIAGVNWVTANAVKPAVANMSLGGSASSALDAAVRSSINAGVTYALAAGNENVNACTTSPARTAEAITVGATTSSDARASYSNYGSCLDVFAPGSGIQSAYYTSDTATASLSGTSMASPHVAGAAALYLSANPTATPQAVRDALVTAATPAVVTGAGTGSTTALLYTGTPAAATPTATPTPTPTPTPTPTPTPTPTPTPTPTPTPTPTPTPTPTPTPTPTPTPTPTPTLGSGQRSVTNGARVDIADAGAPASSPVVVQGAAVSFFPLVAVSVTVDHPRASDLVVDLVAPHGSAVRLKNAGTSLAPSYALSAAGLPLNGTWTLRVQDVVAGGSGALTSWTWQY; encoded by the coding sequence CTGACCGCCGGCGCGGTCCTCACCGGGTCCGCGACCGCGCTGGCCGCCTCGCCGGCCCCGCCCGAGGGCACCGTCCGCGTCCCCGCCGGCGCCGAGCCGGTGGCCGGCAGCTACATCGTCGTGCTCAAGGACGGCACGTCGGTGCCGCCGTCGGCCAGCCTGAAGACCGCCGCAGCGGTCGCCGACAAGCACGACGCGGCTCGCGCGCTCACCTTCACCTCGGCCCTGCGCGGCTTCAGCACCCACGTCTCGGCCAAGGCCGCCCGCCGGCTCGCCGCCGACCCGCGCGTCGCCTACGTCGAGCAGGACACGGTGGTGAGCGTGGCGGACACCCAGACGCCCGCCGTCTGGGGGCTGGACCGGATCGACCAGCGCAACCGCCCGCTCAGCAACTCCTACACCTACGGCACCGGCGCCTCGAACGTCACCGCGTACGTCATCGACACCGGCATCCGGACGACCCACGCCCAGTTCGGCGGCCGCGCCACGGTCGGCTACGACGCCGTCCGCGACGGACGCAACGGCCAGGACTGCAACGGCCACGGCACGCACGTCGCCGGGACCGTGGGCGGCTCGACGTACGGCGTGGCCAAGGCGGTCAGCCTGGTCGCCATCCGTGTCCTCGGCTGCGACGGCAACGGCACCAACTCCGGCGTCATCGCCGGCGTCAACTGGGTGACGGCCAACGCGGTGAAGCCGGCGGTGGCCAACATGAGCCTGGGCGGCTCGGCCTCCTCCGCGCTCGACGCGGCGGTCCGCAGCTCGATCAACGCCGGTGTCACGTACGCCCTGGCCGCCGGCAACGAGAACGTCAACGCGTGCACGACCTCGCCGGCGCGTACGGCCGAAGCGATCACCGTCGGCGCGACGACCTCGTCCGACGCGCGCGCCTCGTACTCGAACTACGGCAGCTGCCTCGACGTCTTCGCGCCCGGCAGCGGCATCCAGTCGGCGTACTACACGAGCGACACGGCCACCGCCTCGCTCTCGGGCACCTCGATGGCGTCGCCGCACGTGGCGGGCGCGGCTGCGCTCTACCTGTCGGCCAACCCGACGGCCACGCCGCAGGCGGTCCGTGACGCGCTCGTCACCGCCGCCACGCCCGCCGTCGTGACGGGTGCCGGCACCGGCTCCACCACCGCGCTGCTCTACACGGGCACGCCGGCCGCGGCGACCCCGACGGCGACCCCCACCCCGACGCCGACCCCCACCCCGACGCCGACCCCGACGCCGACGCCGACCCCGACGCCGACGCCGACCCCCACCCCGACGCCGACCCCCACCCCGACGCCGACGCCGACCCCCACGCCGACGCCGACCCCGACCCCCACGCCGACCCTGGGCTCCGGGCAGCGGTCCGTGACCAACGGCGCCCGCGTCGACATCGCGGACGCGGGCGCTCCGGCGAGCAGCCCGGTCGTCGTCCAGGGCGCGGCCGTGTCGTTCTTCCCGCTCGTCGCGGTGTCGGTCACCGTCGACCACCCGCGCGCCAGTGACCTGGTCGTCGACCTCGTCGCGCCCCACGGCTCGGCGGTCCGGCTGAAGAACGCCGGCACCTCGCTGGCCCCGAGCTACGCCCTGAGCGCGGCCGGCCTGCCGCTCAACGGCACCTGGACGCTGCGCGTGCAGGACGTCGTCGCTGGGGGCAGCGGCGCGCTCACCAGCTGGACCTGGCAGTACTGA
- a CDS encoding DUF5926 family protein, with protein MPTSPASSPDTDVPVVGPRQPCPCGSGKRYKACHGKAAARESVRLVTRPFEGLAGEPDWVALREVVPAATAPLRLVDAPERQVSVATVLPMAWPAYVRADGHVFVALQVQGGSGDPSRDVAAALLRALEAEPGTPVPPEGLPGPGPRLQDLLAADAPLEVTVHEGFGFWMPEAGEDAPEVEAALSGEGLRAAVDRANAAATPTVRLVSVQAAYWCRMGEREHLRWALPEDEEALLDGLARLRAAGEDGVGTGTRLLGTFRAHGLLVPVWDIPLGTGADAVEDEAAALRARLDAALASTTALSAAERKARAGLQGRQLTLR; from the coding sequence ATGCCGACCTCTCCCGCCTCCTCGCCCGACACCGACGTCCCCGTCGTCGGGCCCCGCCAGCCCTGCCCCTGCGGGAGCGGCAAGCGCTACAAGGCGTGCCACGGCAAGGCCGCGGCCCGGGAGTCCGTACGCCTCGTCACCCGCCCCTTCGAGGGGCTGGCCGGCGAGCCGGACTGGGTGGCGCTGCGCGAGGTCGTGCCCGCCGCGACCGCGCCGCTGCGGCTGGTGGACGCCCCCGAGCGTCAGGTGTCCGTGGCGACCGTGCTGCCCATGGCCTGGCCGGCGTACGTCCGGGCCGACGGGCACGTGTTCGTGGCGCTGCAGGTGCAGGGCGGCTCCGGCGACCCGAGCCGCGACGTGGCGGCCGCGCTGCTGCGCGCGCTCGAGGCCGAGCCCGGCACCCCGGTCCCGCCGGAGGGCCTGCCCGGCCCCGGCCCCCGGCTGCAGGACCTGCTGGCCGCCGACGCCCCGCTCGAGGTGACGGTCCACGAGGGGTTCGGGTTCTGGATGCCCGAGGCCGGCGAGGACGCTCCCGAGGTGGAGGCGGCGCTCTCCGGCGAGGGGCTGCGGGCCGCCGTCGACCGGGCGAACGCCGCCGCGACCCCGACCGTGCGCCTGGTGTCGGTGCAGGCGGCGTACTGGTGCCGGATGGGCGAGCGGGAGCACCTGCGCTGGGCGCTGCCGGAGGACGAGGAGGCGCTGCTCGACGGGCTCGCGCGGCTGCGCGCGGCCGGCGAGGACGGGGTCGGCACGGGGACGCGGCTGCTCGGCACGTTCCGCGCGCACGGGCTGCTGGTGCCGGTCTGGGACATCCCGCTCGGCACCGGCGCGGACGCGGTCGAGGACGAGGCCGCGGCGCTGCGTGCCCGGCTCGACGCAGCGCTGGCGTCCACCACCGCGCTCTCGGCCGCCGAGCGCAAGGCCCGCGCAGGGCTGCAGGGACGCCAGCTCACCCTGCGCTGA
- a CDS encoding glycosyltransferase family 2 protein, whose product MLSVVVPVFNERDVLPLFVERARRALDGLDGAYEVVAVDDGSTDGTREALADAAARWPQLRVLRLRRNAGHQAAISAGLAATRGDLVVTIDADLQDPPELIGDLVAAAAREGVDVVYAVRSRRDVDTAFKRGTARLYYRLMRRIAGSDIQPDAGDYRLMTRPVVDDLLALPERAPVYRLLVPWLGYPSATVAYEREARAAGRTHYPLGRMIRLGIDSVTAFTASPLRYATWLGLGVSTLSALLAVWAVAARLAGHVVPGWTSVLVAVLFLGSVQLLCVGLLGEYLGRLYAQAQGRPAYYVETAGRRPARDVEADLARTLESRREAEKHLETPGRG is encoded by the coding sequence GTGCTCAGCGTGGTCGTCCCGGTCTTCAACGAGCGTGACGTGCTCCCGCTCTTCGTGGAGCGGGCGCGGCGCGCGCTGGACGGGCTCGACGGGGCGTACGAGGTGGTGGCCGTCGACGACGGGAGCACCGACGGGACGCGGGAGGCGCTGGCGGACGCGGCGGCGCGCTGGCCGCAGCTGCGCGTGCTCCGGCTGCGGCGCAACGCAGGGCACCAGGCCGCGATCAGCGCGGGGCTGGCGGCCACCCGCGGCGACCTGGTCGTCACCATCGACGCCGACCTGCAGGACCCGCCCGAGCTCATCGGCGACCTGGTCGCGGCGGCCGCGCGCGAGGGCGTGGACGTGGTCTACGCCGTCCGCTCCCGGCGCGATGTCGACACCGCCTTCAAGCGCGGCACCGCGCGCCTCTACTACCGCCTCATGCGCCGCATCGCGGGCAGCGACATCCAGCCCGACGCCGGCGACTACCGGCTGATGACCCGGCCGGTCGTGGACGACCTGCTCGCGCTGCCGGAGCGGGCCCCGGTCTACCGGCTGCTCGTGCCCTGGCTCGGCTACCCCAGCGCGACCGTCGCGTACGAGCGGGAGGCCCGGGCCGCCGGGCGTACCCACTATCCGCTGGGCCGCATGATCCGGCTGGGCATCGACAGCGTCACGGCGTTCACCGCGTCCCCGCTGCGCTACGCCACCTGGCTCGGCCTCGGGGTGAGCACGCTGTCCGCGCTGCTCGCGGTCTGGGCGGTCGCCGCCCGGCTCGCCGGCCACGTCGTGCCCGGCTGGACGTCCGTGCTGGTCGCGGTCCTCTTCCTCGGCTCGGTGCAGCTGCTCTGCGTGGGCCTGCTGGGGGAGTACCTCGGCCGGCTCTACGCCCAGGCGCAGGGCCGGCCCGCCTACTACGTTGAGACGGCCGGCCGACGGCCGGCTAGGGATGTCGAGGCCGATCTAGCGCGGACGCTAGAGAGCCGCAGAGAGGCTGAGAAACACCTCGAGACGCCCGGCCGGGGCTGA
- a CDS encoding arginine deiminase — protein sequence MAYVDSEVGRLRTVLLHRPGPELARLTPRNNDALLFDGIPWVARAQDEHDAFAEALRTRGVEVLTLDALLEEALASPAAREEAITAAVDGPGLGDSLRRCVRGHLEGLHPHDLTVALVAGLLAEEVPAGTGLVARLLEPHDFVLAPLPNLLFTRDSSVWVGDRVAVTRLAMPARARETTLTRVLYTHHPRFAGARHVYDPADEPLEGGDVLLLGPGVVAVGTGERTTPAGVERLALRLLSQGLAHTVLAVPVAQRRATMHLDTVCTMVDRDAVVMYPGVAHSLEAYTVTGGDEPGALRVEGPRPFLEAAADAMGLERLRVIDTGLHPVVAEREQWDDGNNTLAIAPRVCVAYERNTETNARLEKAGIEVVAIAGSELGSGRGGPRCMSCPVEREPLGAGAATSGAGARGLQPPAGAA from the coding sequence ATGGCGTACGTCGACAGCGAGGTGGGGCGGCTGCGGACCGTCCTGCTGCACCGCCCCGGGCCCGAGCTGGCCCGGCTGACCCCGCGCAACAACGACGCGCTGCTGTTCGACGGGATCCCCTGGGTCGCGCGGGCGCAGGACGAGCACGACGCCTTCGCGGAGGCGCTGCGCACGCGGGGCGTCGAGGTCCTCACCCTCGACGCCCTGCTCGAGGAGGCGCTCGCCTCCCCCGCCGCCCGGGAGGAGGCGATCACCGCCGCGGTGGACGGGCCGGGGCTGGGGGACTCGCTGCGCCGCTGCGTGCGCGGGCACCTCGAGGGGCTGCACCCGCACGACCTCACGGTCGCGCTGGTCGCCGGCCTGCTCGCGGAGGAGGTGCCGGCCGGGACCGGCCTGGTGGCACGGCTCCTGGAGCCGCACGACTTCGTCCTGGCCCCGCTGCCGAACCTGCTCTTCACCCGCGACTCCAGCGTGTGGGTCGGGGACCGGGTGGCGGTGACGCGGCTCGCCATGCCCGCCCGGGCGCGTGAGACGACGCTCACCCGGGTGCTCTACACCCACCACCCCCGCTTCGCCGGCGCCCGGCACGTCTACGACCCGGCGGACGAGCCGCTCGAGGGCGGGGACGTGCTGCTGCTCGGCCCGGGCGTGGTCGCCGTCGGCACCGGCGAGCGCACCACCCCGGCCGGCGTCGAGCGGCTGGCCCTCCGGCTGCTCTCGCAGGGGCTGGCCCACACCGTCCTCGCCGTCCCCGTCGCCCAGCGGCGGGCGACCATGCACCTGGACACGGTCTGCACGATGGTCGACCGCGACGCCGTGGTGATGTACCCGGGCGTCGCGCACTCGCTGGAGGCGTACACCGTCACCGGGGGCGACGAGCCCGGCGCGCTGCGGGTCGAGGGGCCGCGCCCGTTCCTCGAGGCCGCCGCGGACGCGATGGGGCTGGAGCGGCTGCGGGTGATCGACACGGGCCTGCACCCGGTCGTCGCCGAGCGCGAGCAGTGGGACGACGGCAACAACACGCTCGCGATCGCCCCCCGCGTGTGCGTGGCCTACGAGCGCAACACCGAGACGAACGCGCGTCTGGAGAAGGCCGGGATCGAGGTCGTCGCGATCGCCGGCAGCGAGCTGGGAAGCGGCCGGGGCGGGCCGCGCTGCATGTCGTGCCCGGTCGAGCGGGAGCCGCTGGGAGCCGGCGCGGCGACCTCGGGGGCCGGGGCGCGGGGGCTGCAACCGCCGGCTGGGGCAGCCTGA
- a CDS encoding glycosyltransferase encodes MSDSLPFAVVVPAHDEGERVAGTVRAAAALPGVDVVVVVDDGSEDATARVAEEAGALVVRHARNRGKAAALETGAELVRALDRREGVRRHLLLLDADLGASAAGAAPLLGPVASGAADMTIGVLPAQTRDDGTSAGGLGFVVRLARDGIRQATGWEARQPLSGQRALTREAFEAGLPLASGFGVEAGLTVDLLRRGLRVREVDVELRHRATGNDWRGQLHRARQWRDVARALRERGAFPLRDTVGDVAGRARSLARR; translated from the coding sequence GTGAGCGACTCCCTGCCCTTCGCGGTCGTCGTCCCGGCCCACGACGAGGGCGAGCGGGTCGCCGGCACGGTGCGGGCTGCCGCCGCGCTGCCCGGGGTCGACGTCGTCGTGGTCGTGGACGACGGCTCGGAGGACGCGACCGCCCGCGTCGCCGAGGAGGCGGGCGCGCTCGTCGTCCGGCACGCCCGCAACCGGGGGAAGGCTGCGGCACTGGAGACCGGGGCCGAGCTCGTGCGCGCGCTGGACCGCCGCGAGGGCGTGCGCCGCCACCTGCTGCTGCTCGACGCGGACCTCGGCGCGAGCGCGGCCGGGGCGGCACCGCTGCTCGGCCCGGTGGCCAGCGGAGCGGCCGACATGACGATCGGCGTGCTGCCGGCGCAGACGCGCGACGACGGCACGAGCGCGGGCGGCCTCGGCTTCGTGGTCCGGCTCGCGCGGGACGGCATCCGGCAGGCCACGGGCTGGGAGGCCCGCCAGCCGCTGTCCGGCCAGCGGGCCCTGACCCGCGAGGCGTTCGAGGCCGGGCTGCCGCTGGCGTCCGGGTTCGGCGTGGAGGCCGGGCTGACCGTGGACCTGCTCCGCCGCGGGCTGCGGGTGCGCGAGGTGGACGTGGAGCTGCGCCACCGCGCCACCGGCAACGACTGGCGCGGGCAGCTGCACCGTGCCCGGCAGTGGCGGGACGTGGCCCGCGCGCTGCGCGAGCGCGGCGCCTTCCCGCTGCGCGACACGGTCGGCGACGTGGCGGGGCGTGCCCGGTCGCTGGCGCGGCGCTGA